A segment of the Streptomyces sp. XD-27 genome:
AGCAGGCGCGGCGCCTCGGCGTCCGGCATGTCGAGGCCCAGTGCCGCCGCCGAATAGATCAGGGTGCGGTCGAGATCGCTCGCCACCAGCACGCTCATCTGGAAACCGCCTTTCCGTCGGCGCCGGTCGCGCCTCGTGTGAAGCGCGGGTGGATGAGCCCCACGCAGGTGTACGGCAACTCGTCGACCTCTTCGACCGGTACGCCGCGCTGCTCGGCGAGCAGCCGTACGTGGTCGAGGTCCGCGCCCGCGCCGCGGGAGGCGAGGATCTTCCAGGGGACGCGGCGCAGCAGCACGCGGGTCGTCTCGCCGACGCCCGGTTTGACGAGGTTGACGTCGTGGATGCCGTACTCCTCGCTGATCCGCTCGACGGCGGCCCAGCCCTCCCAGGTGGGGGTGCGGTCGGCGCCCGCCAGCTCCTTGACGTCCGCGGCGACATCTGCCTCGACGTCTGCGAACCGGGCGGCGACGGTGTCCAGGAAGAGCCCGGAGACGTCGGCGCCGGCCAGCTCGCGGTAGAACTTCGCACCGTGGAAGTCGCCGGGGCCGACGAGGTCGGCCCGCAGCACGGTGCGGGAGACCAGGCCGGAGACGGTGGAGTTGAGGCAGGCGGAGGGGATGAGGAAGTCGTCGCGGGTGCCGTAGGTGTCGACGCAGCGGCCGGGGTCGGCGAGGACCGCGATCCGCGGGTCGAAGCCCGGGTGCTCGGCGACCGCCGCGGCCAGCTCACGGGTGATCGCGCCCTTGCCGGTCCAGCCGTCCACGAACACGATGTCGGCCGGGTCGTGGTGCGCCGCCAGCCAGCGCAGCGCCGCGGTGTCGATGCCCCGGCCGCGCACGATGGAGACGGCGTAGTGCGGCAGGTCGACGCCGTGCGCGTGGCGCGCCCAGCGGCGCATGAGGACGCCCACAGGGGTGCCGGCGCGGGCGAGGGAGACCAGGACGGGGCGGGGGGACCGCTCGGCGAGCACGGTGTCCGTGACGGTTCCGACGGCGCGGGCGATGCGGGTGGCGGAGGCGTCGAGCGCGGTCCGGAACAGTGCCTGGTACGCCTCGCTGGGCTGGTACTCGACAGGCAGCGACTCGGCGTAGTGGGCGCCGCCGCTCTGGATCGCCTCCTCCCGTTCCTCGGTGGGCGCTTCGAGGGTGACGTCGGAGAAGTCCTGGAGCAGCCAGCCGACCTCTTCGGGGGCGTAGGAGGAGAAGTCGGGTCCGCGGAGCGGTTCTGGCATGGGCGGCGCCTGTTCGGTTTCGGTGCGGGAGGCGGGTGTGATGTGGGAGGTGGGGATGGAGTGGGAGGTGGGGATGGTGCGGGAGGCGGGGTCGGTGTCGCCGGGTGCCCCGGGTGCGGGAGCGGGCACGTAGGACGGCACGACGGCGAGCAGCACCTGGCCGGTGTGCGCGGCCAGACGGGCCGTCAGCCCGTCGGGGGCGTGCAGGTGTGGTGTGTCGGCGGCGGAGTCGACGACGGCGACGATCGCGTCGAAGCGGCGGGCGGGGTCGCTGCCGGGGGCGACGTTGTACGCATAGCGCTCGCCGGGGCCGTCGGCGGGGTCGTCGTGGGCGGGGAAGGCGAGCCGGGTACGGATGGCGTAGCCGGGGTCGTCCACGGCCAGGACGGGTGAGCGGGTGGTGGTGGAGTAGCGCACGTCGACCCCGTCGAGGCGGTCCTGAAGGGCCTCGGCGAGCCGCAGAGGGGCGTACATCAGCTCCTCGAAACCGAGGACGAGCACGCGGCGGAGCTCGCCCGCGGGGCGGGAGTCGGCGTCTGCCTCCGGGTGAGCGCACGGCTCCGGCTCCGGACCGGGGCACGACACGGCGGCCGCCAGGCCGGGGGGCAGGCCCGTCTCCAGGCCGGCGTACGTCTCCGGGGCAGCGGCATACGGCTCCGGGGCGGGGTACGGCTCCGGCTCTGCGCCGGGGTGTGGGTCTGCTGTGGCCGGACGGCCGGGACACAGCGTCGCGCCT
Coding sequences within it:
- a CDS encoding phosphoribosyltransferase domain-containing protein encodes the protein MVWSGQWVADRLGVGLNGASGEASGGAKLRDLLGLALRRNPKRAHLLVSNVLGKHVPQRPWTVYAAGLGLGRRVRELLGDDAAARAVVLGYAETATGLGHSVADGLALAPYLHSTRRPVPGVRAVGGFEEEHSHATSHLLLPQDPELLSGRGPLVLVDDEFSTGNTVLNTIAALHARYPRDRYVVVALVDMRSAADRARLERFAADLGARVDLISLAAGTVTLPDGVLERGRRLVTEHETATHEAVAPDATTHEAAANESATDDAAAHEDAAHEVATAAAAVPGHGVGQAVCRVDLGWPEGLPDGGRHGFTPAHRARLEAALPDMAARIADALGRGLGAGTPAAGGSPAPHLPTAPTTGGSAARQEPGRLNPHQDRGLGQSSARGDSRTSDAVGRGPGETEPAAGATLCPGRPATADPHPGAEPEPYPAPEPYAAAPETYAGLETGLPPGLAAAVSCPGPEPEPCAHPEADADSRPAGELRRVLVLGFEELMYAPLRLAEALQDRLDGVDVRYSTTTRSPVLAVDDPGYAIRTRLAFPAHDDPADGPGERYAYNVAPGSDPARRFDAIVAVVDSAADTPHLHAPDGLTARLAAHTGQVLLAVVPSYVPAPAPGAPGDTDPASRTIPTSHSIPTSHITPASRTETEQAPPMPEPLRGPDFSSYAPEEVGWLLQDFSDVTLEAPTEEREEAIQSGGAHYAESLPVEYQPSEAYQALFRTALDASATRIARAVGTVTDTVLAERSPRPVLVSLARAGTPVGVLMRRWARHAHGVDLPHYAVSIVRGRGIDTAALRWLAAHHDPADIVFVDGWTGKGAITRELAAAVAEHPGFDPRIAVLADPGRCVDTYGTRDDFLIPSACLNSTVSGLVSRTVLRADLVGPGDFHGAKFYRELAGADVSGLFLDTVAARFADVEADVAADVKELAGADRTPTWEGWAAVERISEEYGIHDVNLVKPGVGETTRVLLRRVPWKILASRGAGADLDHVRLLAEQRGVPVEEVDELPYTCVGLIHPRFTRGATGADGKAVSR